The genomic window TGTCCCGGATTTTAAAGAATTTACTCTAGATTCATTTATATCAAAGCCAACAACTGAATATTTTGTAGCAAATAATCGAGCTAAAGGCAATCCTACGTAGCCTAAACCTATAACCGCAATTTTTACTTTCTTTTCTAATTCCATTTTTAAAATTTATTTAGGTCATTAAAATTCACGGCTTCGCCGTTCTGAGTCACAAATCTTTGACTCAGATACCTAAATTAATCATTTTCGGCAAATATAGTACAATAACTCTACTTTTTCAATACGGTTTCCCGTAATACTTAAAAAGTAATTGTTAATAAAAAACCCCCTAATTCCCAATACGTTATTAATCAGGGCGTAAATAATTACTTTATAAAAAAAACAGAAGAAAAAAATCTAAAAAAGATTCTCTCTTCTGTTAATTTTACTTGAATAACGCTATTATTTATATTTTATTTTCAAAACACACCCTAATGTTTCCAATACAAGAGTGTAATAACTATTTGATATTTCTTGTACAATTGCATTTTGATTACTAAATGCCCCTGATTCTAATTTGATTTTATCTCCTACCTGAATTGCCGAAACAGTTACATCACTAATATTAGGAGCTTTAAGACTCTTTTTTATAATTTCGATTTCCTGATCTTTCACTATGGCGGGTTTTCCCAGCCAAAATAGATACCTCACCACACCAGCGACTTGAAAGACTGAATTTCTATCAGAATCTGACAATTGAACAAAAACATAGGAATTAAAAAGTGGCAATTCAATCTTTTTCTTTCTATCTGACCATTGTTTAACTTGAGTAATTAAAGGACAATAGGTTTCAATTCCCAATTGGCTCAACTTGTCTGCAACTTTCTTTTCCCATTTAGGCTTTGTATAAACTACATACCAATTCATCTTTTTATATCTAAGGAAGTAAATTTTTACTACTTCACATTAATCACTTCAATTTTTACTTCACTGTTAAGAGCAGTTTACGAACCAATATTACTATAAACAAAACCGATTGACTCTAACTCTTTTCCATTCAAAATATTTCTCCCATCAAATATGAAAGCTGGTTTATGCATTGACTCATAGACCTTTTTCCAATCATAAGTCTTAAATTCATCCCATTCAGTTAAAATTGCAATGGCATGTGAATTCTCACACGCTTCATAAGCATTATCAAATACATTTACGGCATTTCCATTTTCTTCTTCTGACCTTGATTCCAAATAATTCAAATCAGCCAGCATTTTATTTCTCGAAACTTTCGGATCGTAAACTGAAATTTTAGCTTGCTCATTAATTAAGTCATCCGCAACATAAATTGCTGCAGATTCCCTCGTATCGTTTGTGTCTTTTTTGAAAGCCCACCCTAAAAAAGCAATTTTCTTGTCAGCTACTGTATTATATAATGTTTGAACAATTTTGTTTGAAAATCTTCTTTTCTGATGATCGTTCATAATAATTACTTGTTCCCAATAATCTGCAACTTCATTTAGCCCATATGATTTTGCTATATATACTAGATTCAAAATATCTTTCTGAAAACAAGACCCTCCAAAACCTACAGAAGCTTTCAGAAATTTTGGCCCAATTCTACTATCCATTCCAATTGCTTTAGCAACTTCATTAACATCTGCGCCTGTTTTTTCGCACAACTCAGACATTGCATTTATAGATGAAATTCTTTGTGCCAGAAATGCATTTGCAGTAAGCTTCGACAACTCTGACGACCAAACATTTGTTGTTAAAATATTCTCTACATCAACCCAATTTGAGTAGACATCAACAAGAGCATTAATTGCTTCTTGACCTTCTGGAGTTGTATCTCCTCCAATTAGAATTCTATCTGGATTTAACAAATCTGTAACCGCTGTTCCTTCTGCCAAAAATTCTGGATTAGACAAAATCTGGAATTGAACCCCATTTCCAGTATTATCTAAAATACTTTTAATTGCCTCAGCGGTTCTAACCGGTAAAGTTGATTTCTCAACTACAATTTTATTTTGTTTTGCTACTCTTGCAATTTGTCTAGCGCATAACTCGATATATTTTAAATCAGCCGCCATTCCTTTTCCTTTTCCGTAAGTCTTAGTTGGCGTATTTACAGAAATAAATATCATTTGAGCTTCGTCGATTGCTTTATCAACATCAGTAGAAAAAAACAAATTTCTTCCTCTTGCCTCTGCAACAATTTGAGAAAGTCCCGGCTCATAAATTGGAATATTCTCAGGATTTGGATCATTCCAGTCAGCGATTCTTTGTTCGTTTAAATCAACAACCGTAACTTGAATATCTGGACATTTTTGAGCAATAACTGCCATTGTTGGTCCGCCAACATATCCTGCACCTATGCAGCAAATTTTTGTAATTTTCATTTGATCTATTATTATCTTGATCTTTTATTTATTTTAAATTCTCCCAGTACCATACAACAGCCTCTTTCAATCCTGCCTGTAGTGAATATTTTGGATCATAACCTAATATACTTTTGGCCTTTTCGATACTAGCTAATGAATGAGGAATATCTCCTGCTCTATTTTCTCCGTATACAACTTGAACGTCATTTATTTTTGAATCAAATTCAGACAGATACTCTTTTAGATATTTCACTAAATCATTTAATGTATTTCTGTCCCCAAAAGCCGTATTGTAAACAGTATTTACAGCTTCTGGATTTGAACAAGTCATTGCAAGTTCATTCATCTGAATTACATTATCTATGTAGGTAAAATCACGCGAATAATTTCCATCTCCATTAATTACGGGACTTTCGTAATTCATAAATTGTTTTACAAATTTTGGAATAACAGCCGCATAAGCTCCGTTAGGATCTTGCTTTCTTCCAAAAACATTAAAATAACGAAGACCGATTGTTTCTAACCCATATGTTTTACTGAAAATTTCAGCATATAATTCATTTACATATTTAGTTATAGCATACGGCGACAAAGGTTTTCCTATTACCTCTTCTACTTTAGGAAGTCCTTGTGAATCTCCATACGTTGAAGAACTCGCCGCATAAACGAAACGTTTTACTTTAGCATCTCGAGCCGCGGTAAGCATGTTTAAGAAACCTGAAACATTTACATCGTTTGTAGTGATAGGATCTTTTATTGATCTAGGAACAGAACCTAGAGCTGCTTGATGTAAAACATAATCTACTCCCTCAACTGCCAAAACACAATCATCTAGATTTCGAATATCGCCTTCTATTAATTTAAAGTCAGGATTATTTAAAAAATCTTTTAAGTTATGTCGATGCCCGGTAGAAAAATTATCTAAACAAATTACTTTATGTCCTAATCCCAAGAAATATTCAGTCAAATTAGAGCCAATAAATCCAGCTCCTCCAGTAATTAAAATTATATTTTTAGGTGCGTTTTCCATTTTTTTTTTAAATTAACTTCTTTTAAATCTATTTAAAAGTGTTCTCCAAAATCCTAACTTAACTTCTTCTTCATGATAACCATTTGCATACGCACCATATCCATACCCATAACCGTAAGCTGCACCATATTTAGCTTTATTTTCATAGCCATTTAGAACAATACTTACATTATTTAACTCACCACGCTTAATTCTGTTATTCAATAACATTATCATTTCTTTTTTGGTATAATTTTGTCTTACAATATATAGTGTAACGTCTGCAAATTGAACTAATTCTAAAGAATCTGCTACTAGACCAACTGGCGGTGTATCCAAAATTATATAATCATATTTCTCTTTTAATTCATCAATTAACTCTTTCATCGCATCACTTAAAATAAGCTCAGATGGATTTGGAGGAATAGGACCAGAAAGAATTACATCTAAATTTGGAATTTGAGTTGAATTCGTAATTTCTTCTAAGGTATTTTGCTTAATTAAATAATTAACAACCCCCAAAGGTGTCGTCAATTGAAACTCATCTGCCAATCTAGGTTTTCTTAAATCTAAACCAACTATAACCGTTTTCTTTTCACTTAATGCAAAAACTGTTGCAATATTTATCGAGCAAAATGTTTTTCCCTCCCCGCTGATTGAAGAAGTAATCATTAATGTTTTTGACCCGCTGACCTGCTGTTTTTTGTATAAAAACTGAAGTGAAGAGCGTATCCCTCTAAAAGCCTCGGAAAGAGCAGACTTTGGTTTATCAAAAACTGCAAGACTTCTTAAATCTTTATTTACGCCAATTACTCCAAGCAAAGGTATTTGAGTCAATTTGCTTATATCATCGGTATTCTGAATAGAATTATTTATAAAGAAAATTGCAAAGACAAACAATAAAGGTATCAAAGTACCTAAAAATAAAGCTAATACATAATTGGCTGAAGTTTTCGGACCAATTAAACCATCTCCAATATCTTTGGCCGGATCTATAAAATGAATATCTGATAGATTAGATGCTTTTACAATTTCAGCTTCGTTTCTTTTTTGCAGAAACTCAGTATAAATATTATCGTTTAAATCATATTTTCTCTTGATTTTTAACAACTCTTGCTGCTCTCCAGGAAGTTTTCGAACTGTGCTTTCCGCCTGTCCAATTTTTGCATTTACTAAAGATAAATCATAAAGAAGAGACGTTTTTGCTGTTGCAATATTTTCTTGAAGAACATTTTTTACAGCTGCCATTTGATTGTCAAAATCTTTAAAGATTTTTTCGCTTTTTACAGCATAAGCCATTTCAGATCTTTGAGTTGAAAGTGCTATTAATTTTGAAACGCTTGCAACGATGTTTGGATCCTCAATTCCTGCTACTGAGGGCGCTGGCAGTCTTGAATAATCATTACTACTGTTTAAATAAGATTTCAATGAATTGTAATATGCAATTTTTCGAGTTACTTCATCTTTTTGAACATCAAAATTCATTATTTTATCAGAAACTCTAGACCCGCCATCTTCTATTTGAAAGATATTTTTATCTTTTTGAAAAGATTTTAATTCGTTGCCCGTTTGCTTCAGCTGTGATTCCATGGCAACCAAAGTACTGTCAATAAACCTGATAGTATTTGTTGCAAATTGGTTTTTACCATCTAACTGTATTTTGATAAGCATCTTTACAGTTGAGTTCAAGTAATCAACCATCCTTGCTTTATTTGTCCCCTGCATTGATAACGTCAGCAATGAGCCGCTTCCTTTATCCCCTTCAACGTTTATACCTCTATATCTAGAAACGGTACCGTCAAAATCATTAAATCTGACGAAATACTCTTTTCCTTTGTAAAAGCCTGGATTGTCTTTTATTTCAAGTTTCCAATTTAAAAAAGGCAGACTTACACTTTCCCCAACTTTATATTTTTTTGAAAAATTTCCTAGTTGTACAGATGTATTAGTATAATTGTTAGTCGAGTAATTTATCAATGAAACAGAATTATTTTCGAAAGGAATTTCAATCTGATATTCACTTTCACTTATAAATTTTACTGCTATTAATGTATTTGCTATCTGTCCTTTTGATTTATCTATATTTATATAAAACGGAACGGCCCCGTAGGAGTCAATTAAATTATATTTCCCTTGCTCTAAATAATCAATATAAAACTGAAGTTTATCAACAACTAGTTCGTTGTGGGATCGTGATTTTAAAATTGTAGAAATTCCATTTACTTGATCTGAAATCCCTCCCCAATTAAAAACCAGACTCGTATTAGAAGTAAAAAATGGATTGCTCTCTTCTTTGATAGAAATCATAGTCTGCATTCCGTAAATTTTTTCTTTACGAATGTTTACCTGATACGCAATTGTAAAAGCTATTATTAAACTAATTAAAAACCATTTCCAGTAACTGACAATTTTCAACAACAGCCCCTTAAAATCAAAATTGGAATGATTTTCAAAAATGGAAAAATCTTTAATATCTAACATTTTCTAAATCTGTTTAATTTTTAATAATGAGATAAACTGTTGTTGCCAAAGATAATAATGTAATGATAGTACCAATAGACTGAATACCAGTTTGACCTGTCCCCCATGTTTTCTGCCTCAATGGTTTTACATAAATGTAATCGTTTGGCTGTAGATAATAATAAGGGGATTTCATTACATTAACATCGGTAAGATCAATATTATTCATTTGAACACCAGTTGGAGATTGGCGAATAATTGTTACCGCCTTTCTATTACCAACTGTAGTAATATCTCCAGCATTTGCAATTGCCTCTAAAATTGTAACATTATCTTTAAATAAAGTTTTGGTTCCAGTAATTGCTACCTCTCCATTGATCGTATATCTAAAACCTGCCAGCTTTACAGTTACAAAAATATTAGCTTCGTTTTTAAAATATTCTTCTAGTAGTTTTTTTTCAATTTTAACTCGAACCTCCTCAAGAGTATAACCAATTACATTTATCTCTCCTAAAATTGGCATTCTTATATTTCCATGGTCATCAACTGTAAATCCGTCAAAGTAAAGACTTGCTTCTGACTTAGTACTTTGCGATCCTTCTGTACTTGCAGTATTAAAAATAGAAACCAGTTTTGGGTCAATTGCTTTTATATTTATACTTAAAACATCGTTAACTTGTAATCTATAAGGTTTTGATTCTACAGCGGCAATGGAATTTTGCTCACTTGAAGTACTTTTATCCTGAAGATAAACTAAATCTTTAATCGGAATACATGATGTAAATAATACCGAGATTAATAAAAATAGATAAAAGCTGTTTTTTGTCATTGGTTTAATTTTATCGCAAATATAGTTTTTCCATGAATCTTGGAAAATATATATTTTTATTTGGGGTTCTTGTTAATTATTTTTAAATGTTTTTTCAAAAGGAACTCTATGCAAAATACTTCTTCCTAATGTTACTTCATCTGCATATTCTAATTCATCGCCAACAGATATTCCTCTTGCAATGGTTGATATTACAATATTTGAATCTCCAATCTGCTTATATATATAGAAATTTGTAGTATCTCCTTCCATTGTTGAGCTTAGCGCAAAAATAATCTCAATCACTTTCCCAGATTTTACTTTATCAACCAAAGTCGAAATATTCAGCTGATTTGGTCCTACTCCTTCAATTGGTGATATCTTTCCTCCCAAAACATGGTAAATACCTTTAAATTGTCCTGTATTTTCAATCGCCATTACATCTCGAATATCTTCAACCACACAGATTGTCTCATGATTTCTGAGGACATTGGCGCATATATCACACGTTTTAGTATCTGAAATGTTATGACAGCTTTCGCAAAATTTAATATCCTCCCGCATATTTAACAATGCTTGAGATAAAAAAGACGTCTGTTCCTTAGGCTGTTTTAACAGATGCAACACCAATCGAAGTGCTGTTCTCTTACCAATACCAGGCAATTGCGACATTTCGCTGACCGCTTTTTCGATTAATTTTGATGAAAATTCCATGACGACAAAAGTAATACTTTTAATGGTTAAGCGAGCATTGGCGTAATTAAATTCAACACTCTTAAGTATTGATTTCAATCAAAAAATAAGATTTAAAATTCTATTAAAATCTCACAGCACAACAACTTCTTTTAACCATTTTTAAAATCAGATTAAAAGGTTTTTTTTTAATATTGACTTGTAGCCAACAAAACTAAAGTACAAGCTACTTCAACCTGAATATCATTTAATTCTAATAACTGATACAATTCTGGATTTTCGGTACCCGGATTAAAAATAACCCTTTTAGGTTTTGCTTCGATAATGTAATTATAATAATCTCTTTGACGTCCAGGATTTAGATACAGAGTTATCGTATCGATATTTTTAACTGGTATTGCTTTAGTTTGAATTTTTACTCCCGCAACTTCTCCAACTTTTTGCCCTATCGCCAAAACTGAATGTCCTTTTCCAACCAACATATTTACAGCTCTATAAGAATAACGCTCTGGATTTGTTGATGCACCTATAACTAATGTTTTTTTACTTTTCATTATTTTAATTTAGAAATGCAAAAGTAATCAAAAAGAACGATTTAATCTTTATGTATTTGATTCATAATCTGTAGCAATTAAAACATTATCCTAACATTATTTCAATCAAAAAACATTAAAAAATAACTACTTTTACTTTATTAACCCAAACCAATATGGAATTATTCATTTATTTATTTGCTGCTTTATTCTCTGTCCTAAACCCAATTGGAACTGTACCCATTTTTGTCGGCCTTACTCAACATGACTCACAAAAAGAACGCTCCCGAATCTCTCTTTGGACTGCCATTAATGTTTTTATAATATTATTAGTTTCCTATTTCATTGGTCAATATGTATTGACTTTTTTTGGAATCAGTATTGATGCTTTAAGAATTGCCGGCGGAATTGTTATTGTAAACTCTGGTTTTTCGCTGCTCTCAGGAAAATTCAATAAAAAACGAGGAATCAATAAAAAAATTGAAAATGAAGCACAACAAAGAAATGACATTGCTCTAACGCCTTTAGCAATTCCAATGCTTGCTGGCCCAGGATCTATGTCACTTTTAATTGCTTTTTATCAAGAACATCATGAAATACACGAAATAATAATTTCATCATTGGCCATTTTAGCAATTGCAGTCTCAATTTTTGTAATTCTAAAAAGTGCTCATTATTTAGCCAGAATTTTAGGAGCTTCTGGAATTGTTGCTATTTCTAGAATTGTGGGTTTTATAGTTATTTCTATCGGAATTCAATATATTGTTAGTTCAATAGTAAATATCATCAAAGGAAATTTGATGTAAAATAATTAATAAACAAAAAAGGGATAAATCACAATTTTTTATGATTTATCCCTTTTTTATTTACGACATTTTATATCTCTAACTTCTAGGCAAGAAAACTTCAGCCATCATGCATCTTGCACTTCCACCGCCGCAAGCCTCAATTGTATCAAGACTTGAACTTAAAATTTCGGCATGATTTTCTAATTGAGCAATTTGCTTAGAAGTTAAACTTTGATGCGCCGACGCACTCATGACAATATAGCGCTTATCATCGTTTCCTCTAACTTCTAACATATTTCCAGCAAAATTATTTACTTGAGCTTCGGTTATTAAAATGATTTCTTTTTGATCTTGTTTAAGATTATCCAAAACCATTTTACGTTCTTTTTTATCATCAATAGAATCGGCACAAATAACAGCAAAAGTTTCACCCAAACACATCATTACATTCGTATGATAAATAAGTTTACGCTCTCCATCAACTGTTTGAAAAGCTTCAAAAATAACTGGAGCATAATCAAAATCTTCACAGAATTCTATAAATAACTCTTCGTCTGCTCTTGGAGATAATGCACAGTAAGCTTTTCCGTTTGCTCTATCCAACAATAAACTTCCTGTTCCTTCTAAGAAAATACCATCTTCTTCTGCAGAAGTATAATCCATTATATTAGTAATCTCAAATCCTTTTTCTTCTAAAGTATCTAAAATGTCTTCGCGACGTTCTTGACGGCGATTTTCAGCAAACATTGGATAAAGGGCAACATCACCATTTTCATGAAACGAAACCCAATTGTTTGGAAAAATACTATCTGGAGTATCGGTTTCCAAACTATCCT from Flavobacterium fluviale includes these protein-coding regions:
- a CDS encoding UDP-glucose 6-dehydrogenase; its protein translation is MKITKICCIGAGYVGGPTMAVIAQKCPDIQVTVVDLNEQRIADWNDPNPENIPIYEPGLSQIVAEARGRNLFFSTDVDKAIDEAQMIFISVNTPTKTYGKGKGMAADLKYIELCARQIARVAKQNKIVVEKSTLPVRTAEAIKSILDNTGNGVQFQILSNPEFLAEGTAVTDLLNPDRILIGGDTTPEGQEAINALVDVYSNWVDVENILTTNVWSSELSKLTANAFLAQRISSINAMSELCEKTGADVNEVAKAIGMDSRIGPKFLKASVGFGGSCFQKDILNLVYIAKSYGLNEVADYWEQVIIMNDHQKRRFSNKIVQTLYNTVADKKIAFLGWAFKKDTNDTRESAAIYVADDLINEQAKISVYDPKVSRNKMLADLNYLESRSEEENGNAVNVFDNAYEACENSHAIAILTEWDEFKTYDWKKVYESMHKPAFIFDGRNILNGKELESIGFVYSNIGS
- the recR gene encoding recombination mediator RecR, whose protein sequence is MEFSSKLIEKAVSEMSQLPGIGKRTALRLVLHLLKQPKEQTSFLSQALLNMREDIKFCESCHNISDTKTCDICANVLRNHETICVVEDIRDVMAIENTGQFKGIYHVLGGKISPIEGVGPNQLNISTLVDKVKSGKVIEIIFALSSTMEGDTTNFYIYKQIGDSNIVISTIARGISVGDELEYADEVTLGRSILHRVPFEKTFKNN
- a CDS encoding polysaccharide biosynthesis/export family protein, which codes for MTKNSFYLFLLISVLFTSCIPIKDLVYLQDKSTSSEQNSIAAVESKPYRLQVNDVLSINIKAIDPKLVSIFNTASTEGSQSTKSEASLYFDGFTVDDHGNIRMPILGEINVIGYTLEEVRVKIEKKLLEEYFKNEANIFVTVKLAGFRYTINGEVAITGTKTLFKDNVTILEAIANAGDITTVGNRKAVTIIRQSPTGVQMNNIDLTDVNVMKSPYYYLQPNDYIYVKPLRQKTWGTGQTGIQSIGTIITLLSLATTVYLIIKN
- a CDS encoding UpxY family transcription antiterminator — protein: MNWYVVYTKPKWEKKVADKLSQLGIETYCPLITQVKQWSDRKKKIELPLFNSYVFVQLSDSDRNSVFQVAGVVRYLFWLGKPAIVKDQEIEIIKKSLKAPNISDVTVSAIQVGDKIKLESGAFSNQNAIVQEISNSYYTLVLETLGCVLKIKYK
- the ctlX gene encoding citrulline utilization hydrolase CtlX, which produces MRQTTNAIVMIRPVAFRMNEQTAVNNYYQKVLDGLLPSTVNAKAQQEFDAFVEKLRAVGVDVTVIEDSLETDTPDSIFPNNWVSFHENGDVALYPMFAENRRQERREDILDTLEEKGFEITNIMDYTSAEEDGIFLEGTGSLLLDRANGKAYCALSPRADEELFIEFCEDFDYAPVIFEAFQTVDGERKLIYHTNVMMCLGETFAVICADSIDDKKERKMVLDNLKQDQKEIILITEAQVNNFAGNMLEVRGNDDKRYIVMSASAHQSLTSKQIAQLENHAEILSSSLDTIEACGGGSARCMMAEVFLPRS
- a CDS encoding CoA-binding protein, giving the protein MKSKKTLVIGASTNPERYSYRAVNMLVGKGHSVLAIGQKVGEVAGVKIQTKAIPVKNIDTITLYLNPGRQRDYYNYIIEAKPKRVIFNPGTENPELYQLLELNDIQVEVACTLVLLATSQY
- a CDS encoding polysaccharide biosynthesis tyrosine autokinase produces the protein MLDIKDFSIFENHSNFDFKGLLLKIVSYWKWFLISLIIAFTIAYQVNIRKEKIYGMQTMISIKEESNPFFTSNTSLVFNWGGISDQVNGISTILKSRSHNELVVDKLQFYIDYLEQGKYNLIDSYGAVPFYINIDKSKGQIANTLIAVKFISESEYQIEIPFENNSVSLINYSTNNYTNTSVQLGNFSKKYKVGESVSLPFLNWKLEIKDNPGFYKGKEYFVRFNDFDGTVSRYRGINVEGDKGSGSLLTLSMQGTNKARMVDYLNSTVKMLIKIQLDGKNQFATNTIRFIDSTLVAMESQLKQTGNELKSFQKDKNIFQIEDGGSRVSDKIMNFDVQKDEVTRKIAYYNSLKSYLNSSNDYSRLPAPSVAGIEDPNIVASVSKLIALSTQRSEMAYAVKSEKIFKDFDNQMAAVKNVLQENIATAKTSLLYDLSLVNAKIGQAESTVRKLPGEQQELLKIKRKYDLNDNIYTEFLQKRNEAEIVKASNLSDIHFIDPAKDIGDGLIGPKTSANYVLALFLGTLIPLLFVFAIFFINNSIQNTDDISKLTQIPLLGVIGVNKDLRSLAVFDKPKSALSEAFRGIRSSLQFLYKKQQVSGSKTLMITSSISGEGKTFCSINIATVFALSEKKTVIVGLDLRKPRLADEFQLTTPLGVVNYLIKQNTLEEITNSTQIPNLDVILSGPIPPNPSELILSDAMKELIDELKEKYDYIILDTPPVGLVADSLELVQFADVTLYIVRQNYTKKEMIMLLNNRIKRGELNNVSIVLNGYENKAKYGAAYGYGYGYGAYANGYHEEEVKLGFWRTLLNRFKRS
- a CDS encoding MarC family NAAT transporter, whose translation is MELFIYLFAALFSVLNPIGTVPIFVGLTQHDSQKERSRISLWTAINVFIILLVSYFIGQYVLTFFGISIDALRIAGGIVIVNSGFSLLSGKFNKKRGINKKIENEAQQRNDIALTPLAIPMLAGPGSMSLLIAFYQEHHEIHEIIISSLAILAIAVSIFVILKSAHYLARILGASGIVAISRIVGFIVISIGIQYIVSSIVNIIKGNLM
- a CDS encoding SDR family oxidoreductase; this translates as MENAPKNIILITGGAGFIGSNLTEYFLGLGHKVICLDNFSTGHRHNLKDFLNNPDFKLIEGDIRNLDDCVLAVEGVDYVLHQAALGSVPRSIKDPITTNDVNVSGFLNMLTAARDAKVKRFVYAASSSTYGDSQGLPKVEEVIGKPLSPYAITKYVNELYAEIFSKTYGLETIGLRYFNVFGRKQDPNGAYAAVIPKFVKQFMNYESPVINGDGNYSRDFTYIDNVIQMNELAMTCSNPEAVNTVYNTAFGDRNTLNDLVKYLKEYLSEFDSKINDVQVVYGENRAGDIPHSLASIEKAKSILGYDPKYSLQAGLKEAVVWYWENLK